One genomic region from Quercus robur chromosome 4, dhQueRobu3.1, whole genome shotgun sequence encodes:
- the LOC126721310 gene encoding uncharacterized protein LOC126721310 yields MPLDLVPQRAFESLMEFRTAQPRKVSAPVRPRIRWTPPPEDFYKINFDAAVFQEDNRAVIGVIVRDSNGLVMASLSQNIPLQNSVAELESLAACRALEFALELGLDKGILEGDSLTVMAALKDDSASLASFGLLVRDAQSLAGLFNCIRFLHVGRDGNVVAHNLARHARHVIGFSFWMEDVPIHTLVAYQADLPFT; encoded by the coding sequence ATGCCTTTAGACCTGGTTCCTCAGCGAGCTTTCGAATCCCTAATGGAGTTTCGGACAGCCCAGCCAAGGAAGGTTTCAGCTCCTGTCAGACCTCGGATCAGGTGGACTCCTCCTCCTGAGGATTTCTACAAAATTAACTTTGATGCAGCTGTATTCCAGGAAGATAATAGAGCAGTTATTGGTGTGATCGTCCGTGATAGCAATGGCTTGGTAATGGCTTCCCTTTCTCAGAATATTCCTCTCCAAAATTCTGTTGCAGAACTAGAGTCTTTGGCGGCATGTAGAGCTCTTGAGTTTGCTTTGGAGCTCGGGTTGGATAAGGGAATTCTGGAAGGAGACTCGTTGACTGTAATGGCTGCTCTTAAGGATGACTCAGCATCTCTGGCTTCTTTTGGGCTTCTAGTTCGTGACGCTCAAAGTTTGGCAGGCTTATTTAATTGTATTCGCTTTTTACATGTTGGTAGGGATGGTAATGTTGTAGCTCACAACCTAGCTAGACATGCACGTCATGtcattggtttttctttttggatggaagatgttcctATCCATACTCTTGTTGCTTATCAAGCGGATTTGCCttttacctaa